Proteins encoded within one genomic window of Dyadobacter chenhuakuii:
- a CDS encoding TolC family protein, whose translation MTFITQTLFAQNRVLDAYISQGLKNNQGLKQQDFLLQKSLYALKEAKSYFLPEVNFNTSYLDSRGGRKISIPIGDLLNPVYTSLNQLTSSSAFPQVENVNQTFNPNNYYDAKFRTSLPLYNPEIGVNTKIRKEQIHFQQADYDVYKRELVKEIKLGYYAYLQSEEAIRILESAVTLARENLRFNRVLVSNDKAIRTVVSRSENELIGLEAKLEEARYQSKSAAAYFNFLLNTPLDSKIETGDNIQTELAAGAGTLAKREELLKLESLGRINTLSAQLEKGTALPRLATFIDLGSQGDFLNFNNDTRYYLFGLTLDWRVFAGNRTQYRTKQALLDGKVTGERISQAEQQLELEAQTAANKLNAAIKIYQASKSQTALSQQYYQDQQKLYREGQLLYIELLDAQNRLISDQLQQSISYMIMQTRSAELERAQASYSF comes from the coding sequence ATGACTTTTATTACCCAAACGCTTTTTGCGCAAAACCGCGTACTGGATGCTTACATAAGCCAGGGATTGAAGAATAACCAGGGATTGAAACAACAGGATTTTTTGCTGCAAAAGAGCCTGTATGCACTGAAAGAAGCCAAAAGTTATTTCCTGCCGGAAGTCAATTTCAACACATCCTATCTGGACTCACGCGGAGGAAGGAAGATCAGCATTCCGATCGGTGATCTGCTGAATCCGGTTTACACATCATTAAACCAGCTGACGAGCTCGTCGGCATTTCCGCAGGTCGAGAATGTAAACCAGACATTTAATCCCAACAATTACTATGACGCCAAATTCCGCACCTCGCTGCCGCTCTACAATCCGGAAATAGGGGTTAATACCAAAATCCGAAAGGAACAAATCCATTTCCAACAGGCTGATTATGATGTGTATAAGCGCGAATTGGTCAAGGAAATCAAGCTTGGTTACTATGCTTACCTGCAATCCGAAGAAGCGATCCGCATCCTGGAAAGCGCCGTAACCCTGGCCCGGGAAAACCTGCGCTTCAATCGCGTGCTCGTGAGTAATGATAAGGCAATAAGGACAGTTGTGAGCCGCTCGGAGAATGAACTGATCGGGTTGGAAGCAAAATTGGAAGAAGCCAGGTATCAATCCAAAAGCGCAGCGGCTTATTTCAACTTCCTGCTGAACACGCCGCTGGACTCTAAAATAGAAACCGGCGACAACATCCAGACCGAGCTGGCGGCGGGAGCAGGCACATTGGCCAAACGCGAGGAATTGTTGAAACTGGAATCGCTGGGCAGGATCAACACGCTTTCCGCCCAGCTGGAAAAAGGGACTGCCCTGCCAAGGTTAGCAACGTTTATAGACCTGGGTTCACAAGGTGATTTCCTCAATTTTAACAATGATACGCGTTATTATCTGTTCGGGCTTACGCTCGACTGGCGCGTTTTTGCGGGTAACCGCACGCAATACCGAACCAAGCAGGCACTACTGGATGGTAAAGTGACGGGCGAGCGCATCAGTCAGGCGGAGCAGCAGCTGGAACTGGAAGCGCAGACGGCTGCTAACAAACTGAATGCAGCCATCAAAATATACCAGGCATCCAAAAGTCAAACGGCACTTTCCCAGCAATATTACCAGGATCAGCAGAAGCTTTACCGCGAAGGCCAATTGCTTTACATTGAGTTACTTGATGCGCAAAACAGGCTCATCAGTGACCAGTTGCAGCAAAGTATTTCCTATATGATCATGCAGACACGTTCCGCAGAGTTGGAGCGTGCGCAAGCCAGTTATTCATTCTAA
- a CDS encoding alpha-L-rhamnosidase-related protein, with the protein MKTAPDRLRNLLILIGFCSIFFLECSKSDRSAQNLQSVVSDTENIRGKSIYLKTPYITAGDRVYMVGHQNGTFPDLGWHVTGEMGGIWNHPIKLMDGFTASVTVANQSACLTKADTFVNYPFANKHVFTTGLPGLKVERFQFVPDGKEAVVVEYTFINEGKDKLNIQFDFNGYTDLRPVWLGERTNMVDGPDVTTWDEASHSWIAKDSLNDWYVMFGAAMSPKSHQQKAITCDYKPQGKGVSASLQYELAIDGNSAISLSITISGSYKSKKDARKTFTETQANAAKLLLAKKERYKSIDSKTKLTIPDKNLEQAFRWTKYNTDWLIRDVPEIGRGLSAGAPDYPWWFGADSEYALKGLIATGQPELVKNAVEVVHKLSEKVNGNGRIMHETSTNGAVYNPGNINETPQFTSLVAQVYRWTGDKEFLKKYFPTLKKGLNWLLKENDKDGNLLPDGFGMMEIHGMNSEMTDVAAYTQKAFADAAELATEMGDKKLAQHYSSIADKLRIKINREFWVPESNSYADFIGTPRQAISLIDDAIIRADTLKKPWAVEELKAAKAKITSSKSNNKRGFVVHHNWVVNTPMETGIADTAKALSALQTASQFVNPFGAFVTGIDRDESAGKDERSVAGNNKVFTYTGAVMTLPTGVLAISENNYGRPDAALGYLKRMTKSFSFALPGSIYEVSPDYGMMAQAWNVYSYAYPIVQQFFGIQPFASKKLIRIQPQMPSSWNDASLENVIIGDNALDYTFKRNGKSIRLNLSQSQESWKLEIALPTAKFKNYQVNGKAVATKSNGTFDTIEVNGKINVVSAELK; encoded by the coding sequence ATGAAAACAGCCCCTGACAGACTGAGAAATTTGCTGATTTTGATTGGCTTTTGCTCCATTTTCTTTCTAGAATGCTCGAAAAGTGATCGTAGCGCGCAGAATCTGCAAAGTGTGGTCAGCGATACGGAGAACATTCGGGGCAAAAGTATTTATCTCAAAACGCCTTACATTACTGCGGGCGATCGCGTTTACATGGTGGGCCATCAAAACGGGACATTTCCTGATCTTGGCTGGCATGTTACCGGCGAAATGGGCGGCATCTGGAACCATCCGATCAAGCTGATGGATGGCTTCACGGCTTCTGTGACGGTTGCTAATCAGTCTGCTTGTCTCACGAAGGCGGATACATTCGTTAATTACCCTTTTGCCAATAAACACGTTTTTACGACCGGCCTTCCGGGGTTGAAAGTAGAGCGTTTCCAGTTCGTGCCAGATGGCAAAGAGGCTGTGGTGGTGGAATACACTTTTATCAATGAAGGAAAAGACAAGCTCAACATTCAGTTTGATTTCAATGGTTATACCGATCTCCGCCCGGTTTGGCTGGGTGAAAGAACCAATATGGTTGATGGCCCGGATGTGACGACCTGGGACGAGGCGTCGCACAGCTGGATCGCTAAGGATAGTTTGAATGATTGGTATGTGATGTTTGGCGCTGCCATGTCGCCCAAATCGCATCAGCAGAAGGCCATCACTTGCGATTACAAACCCCAGGGAAAGGGCGTTTCCGCTTCGCTGCAATATGAGCTTGCTATTGACGGAAACAGTGCCATAAGCCTTTCTATAACCATCTCCGGTTCCTACAAATCAAAAAAAGACGCGCGAAAAACATTTACAGAAACACAGGCGAATGCCGCTAAATTACTGCTCGCAAAGAAAGAGCGATATAAATCCATTGATTCTAAAACCAAACTGACAATTCCCGACAAAAACCTGGAACAAGCCTTTCGGTGGACCAAGTACAACACCGACTGGCTCATCCGCGATGTGCCTGAAATTGGCCGCGGATTGTCTGCCGGCGCTCCGGATTATCCCTGGTGGTTTGGTGCGGACAGCGAGTATGCGCTCAAAGGGCTCATTGCCACAGGTCAGCCTGAGTTGGTGAAAAATGCAGTTGAAGTGGTTCACAAACTCTCGGAAAAAGTGAATGGAAATGGCCGCATTATGCATGAAACCTCCACGAACGGCGCTGTTTACAATCCTGGCAACATTAACGAAACGCCGCAATTCACCTCGCTGGTGGCGCAGGTTTATCGCTGGACCGGTGACAAGGAATTTCTTAAAAAATATTTCCCTACCCTTAAAAAAGGATTGAACTGGCTGCTCAAAGAGAATGACAAAGATGGCAACCTGCTGCCTGACGGATTTGGCATGATGGAAATCCACGGCATGAACAGCGAAATGACCGACGTCGCTGCGTACACCCAAAAAGCCTTCGCCGACGCCGCTGAACTTGCCACGGAAATGGGGGACAAAAAGTTGGCTCAACATTATTCCAGCATTGCGGACAAGCTTCGCATCAAGATCAATCGGGAGTTCTGGGTTCCTGAAAGCAACTCCTATGCGGATTTTATCGGCACACCAAGGCAGGCGATCAGCCTCATTGATGATGCCATCATCCGTGCCGACACATTGAAAAAGCCCTGGGCAGTGGAAGAGCTTAAAGCAGCGAAGGCCAAAATAACGAGCTCGAAATCAAACAATAAGCGCGGATTTGTGGTGCACCACAATTGGGTTGTGAACACGCCCATGGAAACCGGCATTGCTGATACTGCAAAAGCGCTGTCCGCGTTGCAGACAGCCTCCCAGTTTGTAAACCCCTTCGGCGCCTTTGTGACAGGCATCGACCGGGATGAGTCGGCCGGGAAAGATGAGCGTTCTGTTGCTGGCAACAACAAAGTTTTTACTTACACAGGTGCAGTAATGACACTTCCAACGGGCGTACTGGCCATTTCCGAAAATAATTATGGACGTCCGGATGCCGCATTGGGTTATTTGAAAAGAATGACAAAATCATTCAGCTTCGCGCTTCCTGGTTCTATCTATGAGGTTTCACCGGATTACGGCATGATGGCGCAGGCCTGGAATGTATACAGTTACGCTTACCCGATCGTTCAGCAATTCTTTGGCATACAACCATTTGCATCTAAAAAATTGATTCGCATTCAACCGCAGATGCCATCGTCCTGGAATGATGCAAGTCTGGAAAACGTGATCATAGGCGACAATGCGCTGGATTATACATTTAAAAGGAATGGAAAAAGCATCCGCCTGAACCTTTCACAGTCGCAGGAAAGCTGGAAGCTGGAAATCGCGCTGCCGACTGCGAAATTCAAAAATTATCAGGTCAATGGGAAAGCAGTGGCTACGAAGTCCAATGGCACATTTGACACAATAGAAGTAAATGGTAAAATCAATGTGGTCAGCGCTGAATTGAAATAG
- a CDS encoding DinB family protein produces METNNTFTNETAVSPALFTTEALLNHWQGHRALTRRVIEAFPEDAFYNFSIGGMRPFSLLTMEMIGLAAPGIRGVAFGDWTFGDPVLDHSTPPPPTKQEVLNLWDLVTEYINTLWPQIRPERFEESEAAFGMYENTILNTIIYLIDNEIHHRGQGYVYLRALGVEPPAFWDR; encoded by the coding sequence ATGGAAACCAACAACACCTTCACCAATGAAACCGCTGTTTCACCAGCACTATTCACAACCGAAGCACTGCTCAATCACTGGCAGGGACACCGCGCGCTGACGCGCAGGGTAATCGAAGCATTTCCTGAGGATGCGTTTTACAATTTCTCCATCGGCGGCATGCGTCCATTCTCTTTGCTGACGATGGAAATGATCGGCCTGGCAGCACCCGGAATTCGCGGCGTTGCATTCGGTGACTGGACTTTTGGTGATCCCGTTCTGGATCACTCAACGCCTCCACCGCCAACAAAACAGGAAGTGCTGAACCTTTGGGACCTGGTAACTGAATACATTAACACGCTCTGGCCACAGATCCGTCCTGAGCGATTTGAGGAAAGTGAAGCTGCGTTCGGAATGTATGAGAACACAATCCTGAACACAATTATTTATCTGATCGATAACGAGATCCATCACCGCGGACAAGGATATGTGTATCTGCGAGCACTGGGTGTTGAGCCGCCTGCTTTCTGGGATCGGTAG
- a CDS encoding MFS transporter, which produces MKTFYSILANSLAATLTNTFVWFAVTFWAYLETKSVIATSVMAGIYFATVALSGFFLGSIVDRYKKKTSMTISGIATLILYILALLTYVLTPEADFKNPGSIGLWVLIVLCLLGALVGNIRAIAISTVVTILIEEDERDKANGLVGTVNGVSFLVASIFSGLVIGFLGMTWMLALAVGLTIAVLLHLFTIHIPEKEIVQTGSHLESIDIKGTIAVVGLVPGLFGLIFFNTFNNFLGGVFMSLMDAYGLSLVSVQAWGILWGVLSLGFIVGGLVVAKKGLGKKPLRTLFVANIIMWTICIFFTIQASIILLGIGMFIYLCLIPVVEATEQTILQKVIPHERQGRVFGFAQSIEQAASPITAFMIGPMAKFVFIPFMTTGAGVDLIGSWFGTGTARGLALLFTVTGILGLIVTLIAMRSKAYHQLSQIYKKPEPAFTEADAIQAEGEI; this is translated from the coding sequence ATGAAAACGTTTTATTCCATTTTAGCTAATTCCCTGGCCGCGACCCTGACGAACACGTTCGTCTGGTTCGCGGTTACTTTTTGGGCATATCTGGAAACCAAATCCGTCATTGCCACCTCGGTCATGGCCGGGATTTACTTCGCAACCGTTGCACTATCCGGCTTTTTCCTGGGCTCCATTGTGGACCGTTATAAGAAAAAAACCTCGATGACCATTTCCGGCATTGCAACATTGATCCTATATATTCTGGCGTTGCTTACCTATGTGTTAACACCCGAAGCCGATTTCAAGAATCCAGGCAGCATCGGACTCTGGGTTTTGATTGTCCTTTGCCTACTGGGCGCATTGGTCGGCAATATCCGGGCCATCGCCATTTCAACTGTTGTTACCATTCTGATCGAGGAAGACGAACGTGACAAGGCAAATGGTCTGGTTGGGACCGTTAATGGTGTTTCCTTTTTAGTAGCATCTATTTTCAGTGGTCTTGTAATCGGGTTTCTGGGCATGACCTGGATGCTGGCACTGGCCGTTGGGTTAACCATCGCAGTGCTGCTGCATTTATTCACAATCCATATTCCTGAAAAGGAGATCGTTCAGACGGGTTCGCACCTGGAAAGCATTGATATCAAGGGTACTATCGCCGTTGTAGGATTAGTACCGGGCCTCTTCGGGCTGATTTTCTTCAATACATTTAATAATTTCCTCGGCGGTGTGTTCATGTCGCTCATGGACGCTTACGGCCTTTCGCTGGTTTCGGTTCAGGCCTGGGGAATATTGTGGGGTGTGTTAAGCCTTGGATTTATTGTCGGCGGGCTTGTTGTTGCCAAAAAAGGCCTGGGAAAGAAGCCGTTGCGTACATTGTTTGTTGCCAACATTATCATGTGGACGATCTGTATATTCTTCACAATTCAGGCATCCATCATATTGCTGGGCATTGGCATGTTTATTTATCTCTGCCTGATCCCCGTCGTGGAAGCAACGGAACAAACGATCCTGCAAAAAGTAATTCCGCATGAGAGACAGGGACGCGTTTTTGGCTTTGCACAAAGCATTGAGCAAGCAGCATCGCCTATCACTGCCTTTATGATAGGACCTATGGCCAAATTTGTCTTCATACCATTTATGACAACCGGCGCCGGTGTGGACCTTATCGGCTCTTGGTTCGGGACAGGCACTGCACGTGGGCTGGCACTTTTATTTACTGTAACCGGCATTCTGGGACTTATTGTAACATTAATTGCAATGCGATCGAAGGCGTATCATCAGTTATCTCAGATCTATAAGAAACCGGAACCTGCATTTACAGAAGCCGACGCAATTCAAGCAGAGGGAGAAATCTAG
- a CDS encoding VOC family protein, giving the protein MFRETKAFSGFSVDDLQKAKAFYGNVLSIDLSEVEEMGLLQLHIAGSSDVILYEKPNHTPATFTVLNFPVDDIDTAVKDLKALGVTFESYDFPGLKTDENNISRGKPSVAWFKDPAGNILSVLQG; this is encoded by the coding sequence ATGTTTAGAGAAACAAAAGCATTCAGTGGATTTTCCGTGGACGATCTGCAAAAAGCAAAGGCTTTTTACGGAAATGTCCTGAGCATTGACCTCTCCGAAGTGGAAGAAATGGGCTTGCTGCAACTGCACATTGCGGGAAGCAGCGACGTGATCCTGTATGAAAAACCAAATCATACGCCTGCCACATTCACGGTTCTCAACTTCCCGGTCGACGACATTGACACAGCTGTAAAAGACCTGAAAGCACTGGGTGTAACATTTGAAAGCTACGATTTCCCGGGGCTAAAGACGGACGAAAACAACATTAGCCGAGGAAAACCTTCCGTAGCCTGGTTCAAGGATCCTGCCGGAAATATCCTGTCGGTTTTACAGGGGTAA
- a CDS encoding GlxA family transcriptional regulator translates to MKHISVLVPQGDAALGTIEGPFKFFNFVNDFLAAMGREPAFNVQLVGMTADPQKYSGVFTVVPDVTIHDLKKTDLVIIPAVNGDRESVIEMNKVFFPWIIEQHENGAEVASLCVGAFLLAATGMLNGKSCTTHWMSASDFKNMFPEVNLMDNRIITDENGVYTSGGANTFWNLLVYLVEKYVDRQMAIYTTKFFMIEIDRNTQSPFIMFTGQKEHEDVEVRKAQEFIERSFQDKITVDQLSEMFAIGRRSFERRFKKATSNSIVEYIQRVKIEAAKKSFEVSRKNVTELMYEVGYTDTKAFRSTFRKITGLSPVEYRNKYNKSQISA, encoded by the coding sequence ATGAAGCATATATCAGTTCTTGTTCCACAGGGCGATGCTGCGCTCGGGACCATTGAGGGGCCTTTCAAGTTTTTTAATTTCGTAAACGACTTCCTGGCTGCTATGGGCCGCGAGCCGGCCTTTAATGTCCAGCTGGTGGGCATGACCGCTGATCCTCAGAAGTATAGCGGCGTTTTTACAGTGGTTCCGGATGTGACGATTCATGATCTGAAAAAAACTGATCTGGTCATCATTCCTGCTGTTAATGGTGATCGTGAAAGTGTGATTGAGATGAATAAGGTTTTTTTTCCGTGGATCATTGAGCAGCATGAGAACGGTGCGGAAGTGGCCAGCCTTTGTGTAGGCGCGTTTCTGCTCGCGGCCACCGGCATGTTGAACGGTAAAAGCTGCACAACGCACTGGATGTCAGCTTCGGATTTCAAAAATATGTTTCCCGAGGTGAACCTGATGGACAACCGCATTATCACCGACGAAAACGGCGTGTATACCAGCGGCGGCGCAAATACGTTCTGGAATCTGCTCGTTTATCTCGTCGAAAAATACGTGGACCGGCAGATGGCGATTTACACGACCAAATTTTTCATGATCGAAATTGACCGCAATACGCAGTCGCCTTTCATTATGTTCACGGGCCAGAAAGAGCACGAAGATGTCGAAGTCAGGAAGGCGCAGGAATTTATAGAAAGGAGTTTTCAGGATAAAATTACAGTGGATCAGCTTTCCGAAATGTTCGCAATCGGCCGCCGCAGTTTTGAACGCAGATTTAAGAAAGCCACTTCCAATTCGATTGTGGAATACATTCAGCGTGTGAAGATCGAGGCGGCCAAGAAAAGCTTTGAAGTGAGCCGGAAAAATGTGACCGAACTGATGTACGAAGTGGGTTATACCGACACCAAAGCCTTCCGCAGTACATTCAGGAAAATCACAGGCTTATCCCCGGTTGAATACAGAAACAAATACAACAAAAGCCAGATCAGCGCCTGA
- a CDS encoding TetR/AcrR family transcriptional regulator, with product MAIKERKERERQDMRNLIIDSATQLFLKQGYDKTSIRTIAEDIEYSPATIYLYFKDKDEIFYVIHENAFALLDKQFRKHDGIENAFDRLIAVCKTYVKFAMDNPDYYDLMFIMRAPLSQIKSEEKWDAGECAFEYVVDTIAACLEANLIKPMDKYVLAISVWCFGHGLVSLYVRERLSIMDMPNDVMLHMMESSVNFFLENLRV from the coding sequence ATGGCGATCAAGGAGAGAAAAGAGCGGGAGAGGCAGGATATGCGCAATCTGATCATTGATTCCGCCACGCAGCTGTTTTTAAAGCAGGGTTATGACAAAACCTCCATCCGGACCATTGCGGAGGACATTGAATACAGCCCGGCTACCATTTATTTGTATTTTAAAGACAAGGATGAAATTTTTTACGTCATCCACGAAAATGCATTCGCATTACTGGACAAGCAGTTCCGCAAGCACGATGGAATCGAAAACGCTTTTGACCGATTGATCGCTGTATGCAAAACTTATGTCAAGTTCGCGATGGACAATCCCGACTACTACGATCTGATGTTTATCATGCGCGCACCGCTCTCGCAGATCAAATCTGAGGAAAAATGGGATGCCGGTGAATGTGCATTTGAATATGTGGTGGATACGATCGCCGCCTGCCTGGAAGCGAATCTTATCAAACCGATGGACAAATACGTCCTTGCGATATCCGTGTGGTGCTTTGGGCACGGGTTGGTCTCCCTGTATGTGCGTGAAAGATTGTCCATTATGGATATGCCTAACGATGTAATGCTTCACATGATGGAAAGCTCCGTCAACTTTTTTTTAGAAAACCTGAGAGTGTAA